One Xiphophorus couchianus chromosome 1, X_couchianus-1.0, whole genome shotgun sequence genomic region harbors:
- the mmp9 gene encoding matrix metalloproteinase-9 — MRCFALVVCLLLGIGVQNGWSLPVKSVFVTFPGDVVKNVTDVELAESYLKRFGYMETEQRSGFQSMVSTAKALKRMQRQLGLEETGELDKPTLKAMKHPRCGVPDVANYKTFDGDLKWDHNDVTYMILNYSPDMDSKLIDDAFARAFKVWSDVTPLTFTRLFRGNADIMISFGKADHGDPYPFDGKDGLLAHAYPPGEGMQGDAHFDDDEHWTLGKGAVVKTYYGNAGGDICHFPFTFEGKSYTTCTTEGRTDNLPWCATTADYNKDKKYGFCPSELLYTFDGNADGAPCVFPFTFLDKEYESCTTEGRSDGYRWCATTSNFDTDKKYGFCPNRDTAVIGGNSEGDPCHFPFVFLGKEYHSCTSEGREDGKLWCGTTDSYDEDKKWGFCPDQGYSLFLVAAHEFGHALGLDHSNIREALMFPMYSYIEDFSLHEDDIEGIQYLYGSKTGPDPTPPQPNTPTTTPYPDESDATEEPEPTDSSVMTTPSTVDETKDPCKILKFDTIAVFMGDLHFFKDGQLWTVPSKGEGVRKGPFSISEFWPALPAVIDSAFEDVQTKKLYFFSGSRFWVYTEGSVLGPRSIEKLGLPPSVQKVEGALQRGKSKVLLFSGENFWRFDLKTQRIDKGYPKYTDAVFGGVPNDAHDVFQHNGNIYFCRDRFYWRMNSRRQVDRVGYVKYDLLKCPDASRNHY, encoded by the exons ATGAGGTGCTTTGCGTTAGTGGTGTGTTTACTTTTGGGAATAGGCGTGCAGAACGGATGGAGCCTTCCTGTCAAGTCGGTCTTTGTCACTTTCCCAGGGGACGTCGTCAAAAATGTGACAGATGTGGAGCTGGCAGAA AGTTATCTGAAAAGGTTTGGTTACATGGAGACGGAGCAACGCAGTGGCTTTCAGTCCATGGTGTCCACAGCAAAGGCTCTGAAGAGGATGCAGAGACAGCTGGGCCTGGAGGAGACTGGAGAACTGGACAAGCCCACACTGAAGGCCATGAAGCATCCTCGCTGTGGTGTTCCTGACGTGGCCAATTATAAAACCTTTGACGGGGACCTCAAATGGGACCATAATGATGTTACATACAt GATCCTGAACTATTCTCCTGACATGGACAGCAAACTGATTGATGATGCTTTTGCAAGAGCCTTCAAGGTGTGGAGTGATGTCACTCCTCTGACATTTACCCGCCTTTTTCGAGGCAATGCAGACATCATGATCTCCTTTGGAAAAGCTG ACCACGGGGATCCATACCCTTTTGACGGTAAGGATGGCCTTCTAGCTCACGCCTATCCTCCTGGTGAGGGCATGCAGGGGGACGCCCACTTTGACGATGACGAACACTGGACTCTGGGAAAAGGAGCAG TGGTGAAGACTTACTATGGCAATGCAGGAGGCGACATATGTCACTTCCCCTTCACTTTCGAGGGGAAATCATACACCACCTGCACCACCGAAGGCCGAACCGACAACCTGCCCTGGTGTGCAACCACAGCCGACTACAACAAAGACAAGAAATATGGCTTCTGCCCAAGTGAAC TCTTGTACACATTTGACGGAAATGCGGATGGAGCCCCCTGTGTCTTCCCCTTCACCTTCCTGGATAAGGAGTATGAGAGCTGTACCACCGAGGGCCGCAGCGACGGATACCGCTGGTGTGCCACCACTAGCAACTTTGACACGGACAAGAAATATGGCTTCTGTCCCAATCGCG ACACTGCCGTAATTGGAGGAAACTCAGAGGGAGATCCCTGCCACTTTCCTTTTGTGTTTCTGGGCAAGGAATACCACTCATGTACGAGTGAGGGGAGAGAAGACGGCAAATTGTGGTGTGGCACCACTGACAGCTATGATGAAGACAAGAAATGGGGTTTCTGTCCTGACCAGG GTTATAGCCTGTTCCTGGTGGCTGCCCACGAGTTCGGACACGCCCTTGGTTTGGATCACTCCAACATTAGAGAAGCTCTGATGTTCCCCATGTACAGCTATATAGAGGATTTCTCCCTGCATGAGGACGACATTGAAGGCATTCAATACCTCTATG GAAGTAAAACAGGCCCTGATCCTACTCCCCCTCAACCTAATACTCCTACCACAACGCCTTACCCCGACGAGAGCGACGCCACAGAAGAGCCTGAACCCACTGATTCATCTGTCATGACAACACCATCCACTGTGGATGAAACCAAAGACCCCTGCAAGATACTCAAGTTTGACACCATCGCTGTGTTTATGGGAGATCTGCATTTCTTCAAAGATGG GCAATTATGGACGGTACCAAGCAAGGGAGAAGGAGTTCGAAAGGGACCATTTTCCATTTCTGAGTTTTGGCCAGCTCTACCAGCTGTCATTGACTCTGCCTTTGAGGATGTTCAGACCAAAAAATTATACTTCTTTTCAG GAAGCAGGTTCTGGGTGTACACAGAAGGCAGTGTGCTTGGTCCCCGTAGTATTGAGAAGCTTGGTTTGCCCCCAAGTGTGCAGAAGGTGGAGGGAGCACTGCAGAGAGGGAAGAGCAAAGTGCTTCTCTTCAGTGGAGAGAACTTCTGGAG GTTTGATCTCAAGACCCAAAGAATTGACAAAGGATACCCCAAATATACCGATGCCGTCTTTGGAGGTGTGCCTAATGATGCTCATGATGTTTTCCAGCACAACG GCAACATTTACTTCTGCAGAGATCGTTTCTACTGGCGCATGAATTCTCGCAGGCAGGTGGACCGCGTCGGCTACGTGAAATACGATCTTCTGAAATGCCCAGATGCCTCAAGAAATCACTACTGA